TCCTCGTAGTAGCCCGGCGGGAACGCGAAGCCCTCCGCCTCGACGAACTCGCGCCGGTAGACCTTGTTCCACACCACCATCAGCAGGTCCAGGATCCGCGGGAACTCGTCCGCGGTGAAGGTGCCCGGGCCGGCCTCGGCGAGCACCTCGGCCAGGGCGTTGCGCCGGGTGCCGCCCCACCAGTAGGTGCGGGCGTAGTCGAAGACCAGCACGTCCGGGTCCCCGGCCTCCTCGAGACGGTCGGCCATCGCCTGCAGCGCGCCCGGGGTGAGGGTGTCGTCGCTGTCCAGGAAGAACAGGTAGTCGCCGGTGGCGTGCGGCATCCCGGCGTTGCGGGCGCGGCCGAGGCCCACGTTCTCCGGCAGGTGCAGCACCTTCACCCGGGGGTCGCGCCCGGCGTACTCGTCGAGGATGGCGCCGCAGCCGTCCGGGGAGCGGTCGTCCACGGCGATCAGCTCGAAGTCGTTGAAGGACTGCAGCAGCACCGAGTCCAGGCACTCGCGCAGAAAGCCCTGCACCTTGAAACAGGGCACGATCAGACTGAAGCGGGGCACGGCGGGTCAGCTCCTCACGAGGGTCGCGGCGGCGGGGGCGGGGACGCGCTGCGCGAGCGGCACCACCGGTGCGATGGCCTCGGGCGGCTCCCCGAGCAGCACCCGCCGTACCACCCGCTCGGCGGCCAGGCCGTCGTCGAACTCGCAGAACCGCTCCCGGAACGCGGCCCGCAGCGCCGCGGCGTCCGCGCCCGCGTACGAGCCGTCGCGGAAGACGGCGGCCAGCTCCTCGGGGGTGCGCGCGACCGGCCCGGGCGGCTCGGCCGTCAGATCGAAGTAGACGCCCCGGGTCTCCCGGTAGACGTCCCAGTCGTCGGCGTACACGACGATCGGCCGGTCCAGGTTGGCGTAGTCGAACATGATCGAGGAGTAGTCGGTGACCAGCGCGTCCGCCGCCAGGCACACGTCCTCCGAGGAGCGGTGCGCGGTGACGTCGATGACCCGGCCGGAACTCGCCGCGGACCCCCGGTCGTAGAAGTAGTGGGCGCGCAGCAGCACGACGACGTCCTCGCCGGCCGCCGCGCAGAAGGCCTCCAGGTCGAGGCCGGGCTCGAAGCCGGTGTGGTGGTCGCGGTGGGTGGGCGCGTACAGGACGGCCGTCGCGCCCTCGGGCACCCCCAGCTCCCGCCGGATGCGGGCCACGTCCTCGGCGCTCGCCGTGTAGTAGACGTCGTTGCGCGGATAGCCGTACTCCAGCGCCTCCCAGGAGCCGGGGAAGGCGCGCTCCCACATCTGCGTGGAGTGCCGGTTGGCGGAGAGGTTGAAGTCCCAGCGGTCGACGCGGCCGAGCAGCCGGGTGTAGCTGCCCGACTGCGCCGCCACCACCGGATACGGCGACTGGTCCACGCCCATCGTCTTCAGCGGGGTGCCGTGCTGGGTCTGCAGATGCACGCTGCCGGGGCGCTTGACGATCCCCTCGGCGAAGTTGGCATTGTTGACCAGGTACTTGGCGCGGGCCAGCACCTCCCAGTAGCGGCGCGAGCCGATCACCGCGTACTCCACGTCCTTCGGCATCGCGTGCTCCTGGCCGGGCTCCACCAGGAACACCGAGCGGATGTGCGGGGCGAGTTCCCGGGCCTTGGCGTGGATCGCGGCCGGGTTGCAGGTGTAGCCGCGGCCCCAGTAGGCGCAGTACACGGCCAGGTTCTCGTCGAGGGGGCGGCGCAGGTCGCGGGCGTAGCGCAGCCGGGTGCGCACCGCGCGCGGGCGGGGCAGGCCCTCGGAAGCGTGCACTGCCACCCGGTTGGCACCGCGCAGCGCCCGGAACGCGCTGTAGGCGCCGGCCGCCAGCAGCCGGTGCTGCACGCCCAGGCTGCCGCCCGGCGCCCGGTAACCGGCCGGCCGGTGACGCCGGTAGAGACGGGCGGCCCGGCGGAAGAACGCCCGGTGCCCGGACGGCAGCCGCTCCGGCCGGGACGCCGTCTTCAGCACCTGGCCGAACAGCTGCTCGAAGAGTGCGCGCGTCCGCTCGGCGGGCAGTTTCCGCTCGGCGGCCCGCGTCAGCACCAGGTCCACCTGGTCGAGCAGTTCGTGCTGGTGCGGCCCCGGCAGATTGAGCCGGCTGCCCTGCCGGCGCAGCCGGTGCCGTACGACGACCCGGCGCAGCACCGCGATCCGCCCGGCCGCGAGCGTCGTCAGCCCGCCCCAGCCCAGGTCGGTGAAGTGACTGTCGGGAAAGGCGAGTTCCCGCTCGGTGAGAAAGGCACGGCGGTACACCGCGCTCCACGCCGGGAGCTGCACGCCGGTCAGCTCCGGCAGGTCGGCCGGGGCGAAGGCGCCCTCGGGGGCGCGGGCGAACAGCGGTGCCGCCGGGTTCGTCGGCTCGCCCTCCCACCAGGGGGCGCGCTCGTGCTCGACGTAGAGCACGTCCACGTCGGCGGTCTCGGCCAGCCGGGCGTCCAGCGCCGCGAGCGCGCCCGGCAGCAGCAGGTCGTCGCCGTCGAGGAACAGCACATACACGCCGGTCGCCGCCCGGATCCCCGCGTTGCGCGCCCCGCCCAGACCGGCGGACGGCGGCGAGTGGACCGCGGTCACCCGGGAGTCCCGCGCCGCGAAGCCGGCGGCCACCTCGGCGGCCGGGGCGTCGGGGCCGTCGCAGACCGGGATCAGCTGCAGATCGCCGAAGGACTGGCCGAGAACCGAGTCCAGCGCCTGGGACAGCCGGCCGGCGACCCCGTGGGACGGGACGATGATGCTGAAGCGGGGCATGCTGTCCTTTCTGTCGTCTTGCGGACGCGCATCCTGCGGACGGGACCTGTCGCCCGTCCGGGCCGCCCCGCCGGGCGGCGGACGGGCGGCCGGCTCGGGACGGGCCGGGTCGAGCCGAGGAGCGCGCGAACTCCCGGAAGGGCCAACGCCGTTCAGCACCCCTCGGTGACGGTCAGGGCACCGGAAGGTTGCGGCACGGTGGCCGGCGGTGACCCGGCGCAGGCCGACGGCACCGGCTTGCGCTCGGCGAGCGGGATCACCGGCAGCGGCTCCGTCTCGCCCAGCACCACATGCCGTACGACCCGCTCGGCGGCGCGTCCGTCGTCGTGGGGGCAGAACCGCTCCCGGAACACCGCCCGCAGCTGGGCCGAGCGCGAGCCGCGCCATTGGCCGGTCGCGAAGATGTCGATCAGCTCGTCCTCGCTGTGCCCGACCGCGCCCGGCGGGAAGGCGGGCAGGTCGACGTAGG
This genomic interval from Streptomyces sp. NBC_00557 contains the following:
- a CDS encoding bifunctional glycosyltransferase/CDP-glycerol:glycerophosphate glycerophosphotransferase; the protein is MPRFSIIVPSHGVAGRLSQALDSVLGQSFGDLQLIPVCDGPDAPAAEVAAGFAARDSRVTAVHSPPSAGLGGARNAGIRAATGVYVLFLDGDDLLLPGALAALDARLAETADVDVLYVEHERAPWWEGEPTNPAAPLFARAPEGAFAPADLPELTGVQLPAWSAVYRRAFLTERELAFPDSHFTDLGWGGLTTLAAGRIAVLRRVVVRHRLRRQGSRLNLPGPHQHELLDQVDLVLTRAAERKLPAERTRALFEQLFGQVLKTASRPERLPSGHRAFFRRAARLYRRHRPAGYRAPGGSLGVQHRLLAAGAYSAFRALRGANRVAVHASEGLPRPRAVRTRLRYARDLRRPLDENLAVYCAYWGRGYTCNPAAIHAKARELAPHIRSVFLVEPGQEHAMPKDVEYAVIGSRRYWEVLARAKYLVNNANFAEGIVKRPGSVHLQTQHGTPLKTMGVDQSPYPVVAAQSGSYTRLLGRVDRWDFNLSANRHSTQMWERAFPGSWEALEYGYPRNDVYYTASAEDVARIRRELGVPEGATAVLYAPTHRDHHTGFEPGLDLEAFCAAAGEDVVVLLRAHYFYDRGSAASSGRVIDVTAHRSSEDVCLAADALVTDYSSIMFDYANLDRPIVVYADDWDVYRETRGVYFDLTAEPPGPVARTPEELAAVFRDGSYAGADAAALRAAFRERFCEFDDGLAAERVVRRVLLGEPPEAIAPVVPLAQRVPAPAAATLVRS